In Phreatobacter oligotrophus, one DNA window encodes the following:
- a CDS encoding class I SAM-dependent methyltransferase translates to MTVILDRAAFIRTHTRLMAVPHAPEIVLHLADEATALWQKTEDELGEIGLPPPFWAFAWAGGQALARYVLDHPETVAGRRVLDVATGSGLVAIAAAKAGAAAVTAIDIDAFCEVAVGLNAAANGVAITAMTGDAIGRDEGFDVILAGDVCYERSMTATMMAWLQPLAKAGRTVLIGDPGRTYLPRDHLEKRAEYMVPVTRELEDLEIKKTAVWALAGA, encoded by the coding sequence ATGACCGTCATCCTCGACCGCGCCGCCTTCATCCGCACGCATACCCGGCTCATGGCCGTGCCCCATGCGCCGGAGATCGTGCTGCACCTCGCCGACGAGGCGACGGCGCTGTGGCAGAAGACCGAGGACGAGCTCGGCGAGATCGGGCTGCCGCCACCCTTCTGGGCCTTCGCCTGGGCCGGCGGTCAGGCGCTCGCCCGCTATGTGCTCGACCATCCCGAGACGGTGGCGGGCCGGCGCGTGCTGGATGTCGCCACCGGGTCCGGCCTCGTCGCCATCGCCGCGGCGAAGGCGGGCGCGGCCGCGGTCACCGCCATCGACATCGACGCCTTCTGCGAGGTGGCGGTCGGGCTCAATGCCGCGGCGAACGGCGTCGCTATCACCGCCATGACCGGCGATGCGATCGGGCGCGATGAGGGCTTCGACGTCATCCTCGCCGGTGACGTCTGCTACGAGCGGTCGATGACCGCAACGATGATGGCCTGGCTCCAGCCGCTGGCGAAAGCCGGCCGCACGGTGCTCATCGGCGATCCCGGCCGCACCTACCTGCCGCGGGACCATCTCGAGAAGCGCGCCGAGTACATGGTGCCGGTGACGCGCGAGCTCGAGGATCTCGAGATCAAGAAGACCGCGGTCTGGGCGCTCGCCGGCGCTTAG
- a CDS encoding TetR family transcriptional regulator C-terminal domain-containing protein: MPRLKGADRRTSILEAAERVILQKGLAAATTRDVTSEAGVAAGLMAHYFSWSTLRAAAFARLILADLERSVTDRVADAPDAVVTDLVDGAFAEDADALWRLWLEATELGTSDPALAEAAAEATDRWHAALSGLLERGTAAGCWHCPSPDDAAWRIIAILLGLAGLCLIPGGPLSRDAATHHLRIAVRNESG, translated from the coding sequence ATGCCCCGCCTGAAAGGTGCAGATCGTCGCACGTCTATTCTGGAAGCGGCGGAGAGGGTCATCCTCCAGAAGGGACTGGCAGCCGCAACCACCCGGGATGTCACGTCTGAGGCAGGTGTCGCCGCCGGGCTGATGGCCCATTACTTCAGCTGGTCGACACTGCGGGCGGCCGCGTTCGCTCGCCTCATTCTGGCGGACCTCGAACGGTCCGTTACCGACCGCGTGGCGGATGCGCCGGACGCCGTTGTTACCGATCTGGTCGACGGAGCCTTCGCCGAGGACGCGGACGCCCTGTGGCGTCTCTGGCTCGAGGCGACGGAACTGGGGACGAGCGATCCGGCCCTGGCGGAGGCAGCGGCCGAAGCGACAGACCGGTGGCATGCGGCGCTGTCAGGTCTGCTCGAGCGCGGCACGGCGGCAGGCTGCTGGCACTGCCCCTCCCCAGACGACGCCGCCTGGAGGATCATCGCGATCCTTTTGGGTCTCGCAGGGCTTTGCCTGATCCCGGGGGGGCCGCTGTCACGCGATGCTGCCACCCATCATCTGAGGATCGCCGTCCGCAACGAATCTGGATGA
- a CDS encoding quinone oxidoreductase family protein, whose protein sequence is MAQARAVRLHGFGEPEVMGIETLELAAPGAGEVQIRQTAIGFNFIDVYQRRGIYPLPTPTGLGHEAAGVVEAVGPGVTTLKPGDRVAYINAGIGAYADRRVVPAERLVKLPDSVSDEVAASLIFKGLTAQYLLRKTHRVGPGDLILVHSAAGGVGQILVRWGKALGAEVIATAGGPEKCALAKRIGADHAIDYRDPAWPEAVLAATGGRKARVVYDAVGKDTFLKSLDCIQPFGLMVSYGAASGPAPEISPEVLNKKGCLFLTRPSVFPHNADPAVFRENAAELFAAIAAGLVTVDIGARFALSDVAAAHRAAEARATTGAILITP, encoded by the coding sequence ATGGCACAGGCGCGCGCGGTTCGGCTGCACGGTTTCGGCGAGCCGGAGGTCATGGGCATCGAGACGCTGGAGCTCGCAGCGCCCGGCGCCGGCGAGGTGCAGATCCGCCAGACCGCCATCGGCTTCAACTTCATCGACGTCTACCAGCGCCGCGGCATCTATCCGCTGCCCACCCCGACCGGCCTTGGCCACGAGGCGGCCGGCGTCGTCGAGGCGGTCGGGCCCGGCGTCACCACCCTGAAGCCGGGTGACCGGGTCGCCTATATCAATGCGGGCATCGGTGCCTATGCCGACCGCCGCGTCGTGCCGGCCGAGCGGCTGGTGAAGCTTCCCGACAGCGTGTCGGACGAGGTGGCGGCGAGCCTCATCTTCAAGGGCCTGACCGCGCAGTACCTCCTGCGCAAGACGCATCGCGTCGGGCCGGGCGACCTGATCCTCGTCCATTCCGCGGCGGGCGGCGTCGGCCAGATCCTCGTGCGCTGGGGCAAGGCGCTCGGCGCCGAGGTCATCGCCACGGCCGGCGGCCCGGAGAAATGCGCCCTGGCCAAGCGCATCGGCGCCGACCATGCCATCGACTACCGCGACCCCGCCTGGCCCGAGGCCGTCCTCGCCGCGACCGGCGGCCGCAAGGCCCGCGTCGTCTATGACGCGGTGGGCAAGGACACGTTCCTGAAGTCGCTCGACTGCATCCAGCCCTTCGGCCTGATGGTCTCCTATGGCGCGGCGTCCGGCCCGGCGCCGGAAATCAGCCCGGAGGTGCTCAACAAGAAGGGCTGCCTCTTCCTCACCCGCCCCTCGGTCTTCCCGCACAATGCCGACCCCGCCGTGTTCCGCGAGAATGCCGCGGAGCTCTTCGCGGCCATCGCGGCGGGCCTTGTGACGGTGGATATCGGCGCGCGGTTCGCCTTGTCGGATGTGGCCGCGGCGCATCGGGCGGCGGAGGCCCGCGCGACGACGGGAGCGATCCTCATCACGCCGTGA
- a CDS encoding FxsA family protein: MVQLRWLVLGLIALPFLEFATFFWVAGQIGFFGAFFGVLLTSFLGIMLLKGGAKLLFSQVMRSGGIVLVSGDAARSGMLTAFAGLLLAIPGFVTDIIALVLLIPAIGGLLSGRALTPAQRPTPPGVVDLEPADWREERRPPPTDPRLNPPGPG; this comes from the coding sequence ATGGTTCAACTGCGCTGGCTCGTTCTCGGCCTCATCGCGCTGCCTTTCCTGGAGTTTGCCACCTTCTTCTGGGTGGCGGGCCAGATCGGCTTCTTCGGCGCCTTCTTCGGCGTCCTGCTCACCTCCTTTCTCGGCATCATGCTGCTGAAGGGCGGGGCGAAGCTGCTGTTCTCGCAGGTCATGCGCTCCGGCGGCATCGTGCTCGTCTCTGGCGATGCGGCGCGCTCGGGGATGCTGACGGCCTTTGCCGGGCTGCTCCTCGCCATTCCCGGCTTCGTCACCGACATCATCGCGCTGGTGCTGCTCATCCCGGCGATCGGCGGGCTCCTGTCGGGCCGTGCGCTGACGCCGGCCCAGCGACCGACGCCGCCCGGCGTCGTCGATCTCGAACCGGCCGACTGGCGCGAGGAACGTCGCCCACCGCCCACCGATCCGCGCCTCAATCCGCCCGGGCCCGGCTAA
- a CDS encoding threonine dehydratase — protein MDPISLDDLRAAEQLVRRAMPPTPAFAWPLLAERFGLDVVVKHENHTPTGAFKVRGGLVYMDRLVRERPEVRGIVSATRGNHGQSLAFAARKAGLEAVIVVPHGNSVEKNAAMRAFGATLVEHGRDFDEARDHAVALARERGYEFAASFQRDLVLGVATYALELFTDHPDLDVVYVPIGLGSGICGVITARDLLGLKTEVVAVVAENAPAYARSLAAGHVVETNTAASFADGMAVRIPNAEALAMIAAGAARCVTVDEDAIASAMRIYWTDTHNAAEGAGAAALAALGREAQALKGRKAGVILSGQNVDLAIMAEVMAGRTPQAA, from the coding sequence ATGGACCCGATCAGCCTCGACGACCTCAGGGCCGCGGAGCAGCTGGTGCGGCGCGCCATGCCGCCGACCCCGGCCTTCGCCTGGCCGCTGCTCGCCGAGCGCTTCGGTCTCGACGTGGTGGTCAAGCACGAGAACCACACGCCCACCGGCGCCTTCAAGGTGCGCGGCGGCCTCGTCTACATGGACAGGCTGGTGCGGGAACGGCCGGAGGTGCGCGGCATCGTCTCGGCGACCCGCGGCAATCACGGTCAGAGCCTTGCCTTCGCCGCCCGCAAGGCGGGGCTCGAGGCGGTCATCGTCGTGCCCCATGGCAATTCGGTCGAGAAGAACGCCGCCATGCGGGCCTTTGGCGCGACGTTGGTCGAGCACGGGCGGGACTTCGACGAGGCCCGCGACCATGCCGTGGCGCTGGCCAGGGAGCGGGGCTACGAGTTCGCCGCCTCGTTCCAGCGGGACCTCGTGCTGGGGGTTGCGACCTATGCGCTGGAGCTCTTCACCGACCATCCCGATCTCGACGTCGTCTATGTGCCGATCGGCCTCGGCTCCGGCATCTGCGGCGTCATCACCGCGCGCGATCTCCTCGGCCTGAAGACGGAGGTCGTGGCGGTGGTGGCCGAGAACGCGCCGGCCTATGCGCGCTCCCTCGCGGCCGGCCATGTCGTCGAGACCAACACCGCCGCCAGCTTCGCCGACGGGATGGCGGTGCGCATCCCCAATGCCGAGGCGCTCGCCATGATCGCCGCGGGCGCGGCGCGATGCGTCACCGTGGACGAGGATGCGATCGCTAGCGCCATGCGGATCTACTGGACCGACACCCACAACGCGGCGGAGGGGGCGGGAGCGGCCGCCCTCGCGGCGCTCGGACGCGAGGCTCAGGCCTTGAAGGGCCGCAAGGCCGGCGTCATCCTGTCGGGCCAGAATGTCGACCTCGCCATCATGGCCGAGGTCATGGCGGGCCGGACGCCGCAGGCCGCCTGA
- a CDS encoding DUF1579 domain-containing protein produces MFGEPQGEHRWLDRFLGTWTYEHECQPDPDQPVQKLKGRQTFTSLGGFWILGDGTGEMPGGGEAKMLLTIGYDPARKRYVGSWIGSMMPNLWVYEGAVDASGRILTLQADGPSFSGDGTIATYQDIVEVITDDHYRFRSQVRQPDGSWHVFMEADYRRAA; encoded by the coding sequence ATGTTCGGAGAACCGCAAGGCGAGCATCGCTGGCTCGACCGCTTTCTCGGCACCTGGACCTATGAGCACGAATGCCAGCCGGACCCGGACCAGCCGGTCCAGAAGCTCAAGGGCCGCCAGACCTTCACCTCGCTCGGCGGCTTCTGGATCCTCGGCGACGGCACCGGCGAGATGCCGGGAGGGGGCGAGGCGAAGATGCTGCTCACCATCGGCTATGACCCGGCACGCAAGCGCTATGTCGGCTCATGGATCGGTTCGATGATGCCGAACCTCTGGGTCTACGAGGGCGCTGTCGACGCCTCGGGCCGCATCCTCACCCTGCAGGCCGACGGCCCGTCCTTCTCGGGCGATGGCACCATCGCCACCTATCAGGACATCGTCGAGGTGATCACCGACGACCACTATCGCTTCCGCTCGCAGGTGCGGCAGCCCGACGGCTCCTGGCACGTCTTCATGGAGGCCGACTACCGCCGCGCCGCCTGA
- a CDS encoding DUF418 domain-containing protein, producing MAQFLVEWLFQGKFFILFSFVFGWGFAVQIASAERAGQSAMRRLGLRLTGLAVLGIAHGLLVFAGDILLLYALLGTGLLLLRNAPLRVLYRVMAAGIVLGIAGLAVLGAVLPELLASLPPPPASGGYRGGLVDSIAQRTSEWPSAFAFVLLFNGPVAFAAFAAGLAAARLGILERGSPLHARLDRALPLLLAGGLALNAIYAMSMSGLLGEGLAALAGFSLLAVAAPILSAAYLLLILRAARFWGTPEFLARAGRMSLTCYVLEGILAGIVFNGYGFKLYGAVGAAGCLAIALGIAAMTHVIASGWLRIFKEGPLEILLRRWTRLADR from the coding sequence GTGGCCCAGTTCCTCGTCGAGTGGCTGTTTCAGGGCAAGTTCTTCATCCTGTTCTCGTTCGTCTTTGGCTGGGGCTTTGCGGTGCAGATTGCCTCGGCCGAACGCGCCGGGCAGTCCGCGATGCGGCGTCTCGGTCTTCGGCTGACCGGCCTTGCGGTTCTCGGCATCGCCCACGGACTGCTGGTCTTCGCCGGTGACATCCTTCTGCTCTATGCGCTGCTGGGGACTGGCCTGCTCTTGCTCCGCAACGCGCCGCTCCGCGTCCTGTATCGCGTGATGGCGGCAGGCATCGTCCTCGGCATCGCGGGCCTTGCGGTTCTGGGGGCCGTGCTACCGGAGCTTCTCGCCTCACTCCCGCCGCCGCCCGCGAGCGGAGGCTATCGTGGAGGCCTGGTCGACAGCATCGCCCAGCGCACCTCTGAATGGCCGTCTGCCTTCGCCTTCGTCCTCCTGTTCAACGGTCCGGTCGCCTTCGCCGCGTTCGCAGCCGGTCTCGCGGCTGCGAGGCTGGGCATTCTTGAGCGGGGTTCGCCGCTTCACGCGCGGCTCGACCGGGCGCTGCCGCTGCTCCTTGCCGGCGGACTTGCCCTCAATGCGATCTATGCCATGTCGATGTCCGGCCTGTTGGGCGAGGGTTTAGCGGCTCTCGCAGGCTTCTCGCTCCTCGCCGTCGCGGCACCGATCCTGTCCGCCGCCTACCTTCTCCTCATCCTGCGCGCAGCACGGTTCTGGGGAACGCCGGAGTTCCTGGCGCGCGCCGGTCGCATGTCGCTGACATGCTATGTCCTCGAAGGCATCCTCGCAGGCATTGTCTTCAACGGCTACGGTTTCAAGCTCTATGGGGCCGTCGGTGCCGCTGGATGCCTCGCCATCGCGCTGGGAATTGCCGCCATGACGCATGTGATCGCGTCCGGGTGGCTCAGGATTTTCAAGGAGGGCCCGCTCGAGATTCTGCTGCGCCGCTGGACCCGCCTCGCTGACCGGTAG
- a CDS encoding SRPBCC family protein yields the protein MKGPRRMLYALVAIAVLISGALAYAATRPDHFRLERSTMIAAPPERIQPLIADFRQWPRWSPWEEKDPSMTRTLSGAESGVGAVYDWSGNGKVGTGRMEILSAEPRAVAIQLDFLKPFEAHNRAEFTLVPGPEGTRVTWAMSGPQPFMAKLMSLVFDMERVVGPDFEAGLAKLKRQAEG from the coding sequence ATGAAAGGACCTCGCCGCATGCTCTATGCCCTCGTCGCCATCGCCGTGCTCATCAGCGGCGCCCTCGCCTACGCCGCCACGCGGCCCGACCATTTCCGCCTCGAGCGATCGACAATGATCGCGGCGCCGCCGGAGCGCATCCAGCCGCTCATCGCCGACTTCCGGCAATGGCCGCGCTGGTCGCCGTGGGAGGAAAAGGACCCGTCCATGACCAGGACCCTGTCCGGCGCCGAGAGCGGCGTCGGCGCGGTCTATGACTGGAGCGGCAACGGCAAGGTCGGCACGGGCCGCATGGAGATCCTGTCGGCGGAGCCGCGGGCCGTCGCCATCCAGCTCGACTTCCTCAAGCCCTTCGAGGCGCACAACCGCGCGGAGTTCACGCTCGTCCCGGGTCCTGAGGGCACCCGCGTCACCTGGGCCATGTCCGGCCCCCAGCCCTTCATGGCGAAGCTGATGAGCCTCGTCTTCGACATGGAGCGCGTGGTCGGGCCGGACTTCGAGGCGGGCCTGGCGAAACTCAAGCGCCAGGCGGAGGGCTGA
- a CDS encoding hydroxymethylglutaryl-CoA lyase, with the protein MSQNRSVEIIEVAPRDGLQNEKVMVSAADKIALVERSVAAGFRHVEAVSFANPKRVPQMADAEAVMEGLVGRHPGLNLIGLALNARGAERAVAARCTQINYVVVASETFANRNQNASVADLVAGTKEVAAIARAAGLPMSVSIATAFGCPFDGEVPVERVMAIVETLLASDPFDIGFADTIGCAVPPQVTEMLARAQALSRTVKWRCHFHDTRNTGVANAIAAVMAGVDFLDASTGGVGGCPFAPAATGNVATEDLLYTFDRMGIATGLDIATVIDTARWLSGVLGKPVPSALLRAGLFPARAA; encoded by the coding sequence ATGAGCCAGAACCGTTCCGTCGAGATCATCGAGGTCGCTCCGCGCGACGGCCTGCAGAACGAGAAGGTGATGGTCTCCGCCGCCGACAAGATCGCGCTGGTGGAGCGCTCGGTCGCCGCCGGCTTCCGCCATGTCGAGGCCGTGTCCTTCGCCAATCCGAAGCGGGTGCCGCAGATGGCCGACGCGGAAGCGGTGATGGAAGGCCTGGTCGGCCGCCATCCCGGCCTCAACCTCATCGGTCTCGCGCTCAATGCCCGCGGCGCCGAGCGGGCGGTCGCGGCGCGCTGCACCCAGATCAACTACGTCGTCGTGGCCTCGGAGACCTTCGCCAACCGCAACCAGAATGCCTCCGTCGCCGACCTCGTCGCGGGGACGAAGGAGGTCGCGGCCATCGCCCGGGCGGCGGGCCTGCCCATGTCCGTCTCCATCGCCACCGCCTTCGGCTGCCCCTTCGACGGCGAGGTGCCGGTGGAGCGGGTCATGGCCATCGTCGAGACGCTGCTCGCCAGCGATCCCTTCGACATCGGCTTTGCGGACACGATCGGCTGTGCGGTGCCGCCGCAGGTCACCGAGATGCTGGCCCGCGCGCAGGCCCTGTCGCGGACGGTGAAGTGGCGCTGCCATTTCCACGACACCCGCAACACCGGCGTCGCCAATGCCATCGCCGCGGTCATGGCCGGCGTCGATTTCCTCGACGCCTCCACCGGCGGCGTCGGCGGCTGCCCCTTCGCGCCCGCCGCCACCGGCAATGTCGCAACCGAGGACCTGCTCTACACCTTCGACCGGATGGGCATCGCCACGGGGCTCGATATCGCCACGGTGATCGACACCGCGCGCTGGCTCTCCGGCGTCCTCGGCAAGCCCGTTCCCTCGGCGCTGCTCCGCGCCGGCCTGTTCCCGGCCAGGGCGGCCTGA
- the secB gene encoding protein-export chaperone SecB, which yields MTTNGEPALEAAPQLNVLAQYVRDLSFENRNAPRSLMPQSEQPAINIQINVNANPMSEQEFQVELTIEGDAKTKELTLFKFELIFGGIFRIANVPEEAIHPIVLIECPRLLFPFARQIIANATRDGGFPPLYLDPVDFAALYRQRLAEQGGMPGAQPLTQ from the coding sequence ATGACCACCAACGGTGAACCCGCCCTCGAGGCGGCCCCGCAGCTCAACGTGCTGGCGCAGTATGTCCGCGACCTGTCGTTCGAGAACCGCAACGCCCCGCGCTCCCTGATGCCGCAGAGCGAGCAGCCGGCGATCAACATCCAGATCAACGTCAACGCCAATCCGATGAGCGAGCAGGAGTTCCAGGTGGAGCTCACCATCGAGGGCGACGCCAAGACCAAGGAGCTGACGCTCTTCAAGTTCGAGCTCATCTTCGGCGGCATCTTCCGCATCGCCAACGTGCCGGAAGAGGCGATCCACCCGATCGTCCTCATCGAGTGCCCGCGCCTGCTGTTCCCCTTCGCCCGCCAGATCATCGCCAACGCCACGCGCGACGGCGGCTTCCCGCCGCTCTATCTCGACCCGGTGGATTTCGCGGCGCTCTACCGCCAGCGTCTCGCCGAGCAGGGCGGCATGCCGGGCGCCCAGCCCCTCACCCAGTGA